From the Streptomyces sp. KMM 9044 genome, one window contains:
- a CDS encoding restriction endonuclease encodes MAKRSALRGYLLEEALAWLLRHSGYRLLVDASQDRTELTGSGGTLRVRGRGAVHQVDVLGEFAFTPAFSLPVRLFLEAKHYREPCRLEVVRNAHGVLHDVNENFMDHGGTRPRRRFQYTYALFSANGFTPEAQRYALAHQISLVDLSGESFTQGPGECLDHPVLGC; translated from the coding sequence GTGGCGAAGAGATCAGCGCTGCGTGGGTATCTGCTGGAGGAGGCGCTGGCCTGGCTTCTGCGGCACAGCGGCTACCGTCTACTCGTCGACGCGAGTCAAGATCGAACTGAGCTGACTGGGTCCGGCGGTACGCTCCGAGTCCGTGGGCGTGGCGCGGTTCACCAGGTGGACGTACTTGGAGAGTTCGCCTTCACGCCCGCTTTCTCCCTCCCTGTCCGTTTGTTCCTTGAGGCCAAACATTACCGGGAGCCGTGCCGGCTGGAGGTCGTACGCAACGCCCACGGCGTACTGCACGACGTCAATGAGAACTTCATGGACCACGGGGGTACCCGGCCCAGGCGACGCTTCCAGTACACGTACGCGCTGTTCTCCGCCAACGGGTTTACGCCGGAGGCTCAGCGGTATGCCCTGGCCCATCAGATCTCCCTGGTGGATCTATCCGGCGAGTCCTTTACCCAGGGCCCCGGCGAGTGCCTGGATCATCCCGTTCTGGGATGTTGA